In a single window of the Deltaproteobacteria bacterium genome:
- a CDS encoding MoaD/ThiS family protein — MMTVQLLLGGSLRYEGGNGRQEKELVLPAESTVHDLLLIIGLAVERVKLILVNGRGATAETVLQQNDRVALFPPELSFNTFVSLSFRKEVVAARTKLSEK, encoded by the coding sequence ATGATGACTGTACAATTACTTCTCGGTGGATCATTGCGGTACGAAGGGGGCAACGGGCGGCAGGAGAAAGAGCTAGTTTTGCCGGCAGAGAGCACTGTCCATGATCTCCTGTTGATCATTGGCCTGGCGGTTGAGCGAGTCAAGCTGATCCTGGTAAACGGCAGAGGCGCAACTGCTGAAACAGTGCTGCAGCAAAATGATCGGGTTGCCCTTTTCCCTCCCGAGCTCTCTTTCAATACATTTGTGTCACTCTCTTTTCGCAAGGAGGTTGTGGCGGCGAGGACAAAGCTGAGTGAGAAATGA